A single window of Haliotis asinina isolate JCU_RB_2024 chromosome 5, JCU_Hal_asi_v2, whole genome shotgun sequence DNA harbors:
- the LOC137283394 gene encoding uncharacterized protein: MTRLKKKMVLAIGACVVVVLVFLVGKRRHLGERVSTLGDSKTSSVDSNTNTNGALVNVIEEHHEALLYWFTAAKTGTLPKKGNILFHIDGHPDADDPDDWRKVPLYRMPRNEHELNLMMQQNDIFIQIAAGTGLINRFIWVWPKFDVGGWLHWNNEAYVSMKLEVGIMYQDKGAHPKFELCYCLQSDYFQVNHPCNIATVNRHMPEGIESFPIKRERCLDMTLGGIVEIVSTDKAIELAKSGTWIKESDSVILDIDEDFYACEAVSAPLYDAGMNEDDIDSLSLYIGKILCTDNAKDEMEADRYFQKLLKAVQETLKHCRSGRLGVETCESNHAFTEAVLALMPDMTITRDIMCLPKASTQFMLVNLVERLKRCSDTQLQHIARIGVCMYASPRSTNFNRNKGMVLCKGYNGPMSEKVLYHSTNEQEIAASSRNLQKMLTQAFIPKVVTVCRSVRDGYTPRKEFPLIEEGVLSVLKAVYPDHVTDDTIHYDSELLGGREGWYTRYTR; this comes from the exons ATGACCagactgaagaagaagatggTATTGGCCATTGGCGCGTGCGTCGTGGTAGTGTTGGTCTTCCTAGTGGGAAAGCGCAGGCATCTTGGTGAGCGTGTGTCGACATTAGGAGACTCAAAAACAAGCAGCGTAGACTCCAATACAAACACAAACGGTGCCTTGGTTAACGTTATCGAAGAGCACCACGAAG CTCTCCTTTACTGGTTCACTGCCGCGAAAACAGGTACTTTACCAAAGAAGGGGAACATCCTG TTTCACATAGACGGGCACCCAGACGCTGATGACCCTGATGATTGGCGCAAGGTCCCTCTCTACAGAATGCCAAGAAATGAGCATGAACTTAACCTGATGATGCAGCAAAACGATATCTTTATTCAG ATAGCTGCTGGTACCGGACTGATAAATCGCTTCATCTGGGTGTGGCCCAAGTTTGATGTTGGCGGCTGGCTTCATTGGAACAATGAAGCTTACGTCTCCATGAAGCTGGAAGTCGGGATCATGTACCAAGACAAAGGGGCCCATCCCAAATTTGAATTGTGTTACTGCTTACAGTCAGACTATTTCCAAGTAAACCATCCATGCAATATAGCCACAGTGAACAGACATATGCCAGAAGGTATCGAGTCCTTTCCCATTAAACGGGAAAGGTGTCTGGATATGACTCTGGGCGGTATAGTGGAGATCGTAAGTACAGATAAGGCTATAGAACTGGCTAAGTCAGGCACCTGGATCAAGGAGAGTGACAGCGTCATCCTCGACATTGACGAGGACTTCTATGCTTGTGAAGCGGTGTCAGCGCCTCTGTATGATGCCGGGATGAATGAGGACGATATTGATAGTCTGTCCCTCTATATTGGAAAGATCTTGTGTACTGACAATGCAAAGGATGAAATGGAAGCTGACAGGTACTTTCAGAAACTTCTCAAAGCTGTGCAAGAAACACTAAAACATTGCCGTAGTGGCCGTCTAGGAGTAGAGACATGTGAGTCTAACCATGCATTCACTGAAGCAGTGTTGGCCTTGATGCCAGATATGACGATAACAAGAGATATCATGTGTCTTCCAAAGGCGTCGACTCAGTTCATGTTAGTGAACCTTGTCGAGCGTCTGAAACGATGTTCCGACACACAACTTCAACATATAGCACGTATTGGAGTTTGCATGTATGCGTCCCCAAGATCAACGAATTTCAACCGAAATAAAGGAATGGTTCTTTGTAAaggatacaatggaccaatGAGCGAAAAGGTGTTATATCATAGTACAAATGAACAGGAAATCGCAGCTTCTTCCAGAAATCTCCAAAAAATGTTAACACAAGCTTTCATCCCAAAAGTTGTAACAGTGTGTAGATCTGTGCGGGATGGATATACACCTAGAAAGGAGTTCCCACTGATAGAAGAGGGTGTGTTGAGTGTTCTGAAAGCAGTGTACCCTGATCACGTGACAGACGACACAATACATTACGACAGTGAGCTGCTGGGAGGGCGTGAAGGATGGTACACCAGATATACCCGTTGA